From the Oceanobacillus kimchii X50 genome, the window AATTTCACTGTCGTTCCCCGTTACTTGAACTACCAATGCTCCATAGCTGCCTGCTTGTGTCTGTGTGATATTTCCTTGGATAATATTTAAATCTACAGAAAATTGTTTAGCTATCTGACTGATTAAGGTTTGATTTGTAGTCTCCCCTAAGAAATGAATTCGATATAAAACCCCATTCGGATAATTTTCAACGATCGTTGACATATCACTATCCTCATTAGAACTCATAACCTGTTCAACGAACTTTCTAGTCACTGATTGTTTCGGATTTGTAAACACATCTAGGACTTGTCCCTCTTCTACTACTTTTCCTTGCTCCATTACAGCTACACGATTACAAATTTTACGAATAACATGCATTTCATGGGTAATTAAGATTATCGTTAAATTTAATTTCTCATTAATGTCTTGTAATAATGATAAGATTTGATTAGTCGTTTCTGGATCTAGAGCAGAAGTAGCTTCATCACATAGTAATACTTTAGGGGAATTCGCTAGGGCTCTAGCAATTCCAACACGCTGTTTTTGTCCGCCGCTTAATTGTGAAGGATATGATTTCTCTCTACCTTCAAGACCAACTAATCCAATTAATTCTTTTACTCTACGTTTTCTTTCTTGCTTATCAACACCAGCAATTTCTAAAGGAAACCCAATATTGTCCTCTACCGTACGTGACCATAATAAATTAAAATGTTGAAATATCATACCTATATCTTGTCGTGCAACACGAAGATCACTTTTATTTAATTCCGTGATTATTTGATCTCCTATTGTTACTTTTCCAGATGTAGGTTCCTCTAGTCGATTTATTAAACGTACAAACGTACTCTTTCCGGCTCCACTATAACCGATTACGCCATAAATATCGCCATCTTCAATATTGAGGGTCAATGAGTCTACAGCTTTGATGTCTTTTTTATTTAATGAAAATACTTTACTTAACCCTTCTATGGATATCAATCTTTATTCCTCCTCTTACTCTCCAACAACCATTTCGTTTAGTTTCTCCAAAATTCGTCAAAATAAAAACGCCTTTCTGTAAGAGAACAGAAAGACGTACGTACTTATCGTATATCGTCTGACGTTCTCTCATCTTTCA encodes:
- a CDS encoding methionine ABC transporter ATP-binding protein, whose product is MISIEGLSKVFSLNKKDIKAVDSLTLNIEDGDIYGVIGYSGAGKSTFVRLINRLEEPTSGKVTIGDQIITELNKSDLRVARQDIGMIFQHFNLLWSRTVEDNIGFPLEIAGVDKQERKRRVKELIGLVGLEGREKSYPSQLSGGQKQRVGIARALANSPKVLLCDEATSALDPETTNQILSLLQDINEKLNLTIILITHEMHVIRKICNRVAVMEQGKVVEEGQVLDVFTNPKQSVTRKFVEQVMSSNEDSDMSTIVENYPNGVLYRIHFLGETTNQTLISQIAKQFSVDLNIIQGNITQTQAGSYGALVVQVTGNDSEIERARSFIESQESVELEVIQHAK